The nucleotide window tgtggcctagcactcaatgacacagggtttatattggttcaagcAACATgctctatgtctagtttgagtcggtcgatgactttattcctgagcctaggtgctcaaagtttgtagtggggttacaaacagaagggagaaagatgggggtacaagaggtctggtcggactctggtctaaaggACCAGGAGAGATAGGAGCTCCACTATGTGCTAATTATTCAAACGTGTGCTCGAGGTctaaacctggtggttctgttgtggtgtgttgaatcgatctaAGTGAACTGATCTATCTTTTGGAGAGAGcgtgtccccttttatagatgaagggacggccttacaagagagagagtacgtatgctaagtcttgttgcccatgccgtcgggtacaagataattgtaggcgcccataacactgtttgaTGTtaaatgcacgtgggaggttgcgtcatctTATTCTGGTgtggcagatgtcggtgcctaccacactattgatgcccaaagGTATGCAAGTGGTTTTTACCATGCTcgtctggtacggtaaatgctggcgcccacaacactattgatgcctagaggcacatggtgggagccttaccgtggtttgcctggtatgggagtttagagcgcccacaatactgtagggtaaatgatggcgcccacaacactgatTGGGTTTTGACATGCCAGAAGGTTGTagggtactatcctataggtgtacagggtatagttctcggtattgcggttgacttgagtgccctgccttacttattccatccatttcctggtccttaccgagcgggcatcctcggTCGGTTGGCCCTAGTCGGCTTTGATTATGCCAGTCgtagaagagctataagcaggggttcgttgcgtccccggtcggagatgcaggttagagtcggaagtggtgtttggccagggcttctggtcgaagaggtcgtccagaggcgggtcagagttgaaagcgaggccttctggtcgaagaggtCGTCTGGAGGTGGGTCGGAGTTGAAAgcgaggccttccgatcggagaggcgggccagagtcagaagcgggcgtcgttcctcctcggctcgGCCTTCTAGTTGGAGACTTGGATCACCCTTTTGACCTATTATTTAGTTTTTTGGGCTAGCCTAGGGGTTGTGCGTCGTTCGCAacattgtctgctgggccgagcctttgttgagaAGTCGGTCCATAAGGGAccttaggtttatgaacccgacacttgtTTTCTTTTAGTCTTCACAGACCAATAGCATGGTGAGGCAACAGGAACCCATGCCAGCCTCTATATTCATTAGAACAAACCTGCCAACCATAAGACCATTGCCACCTACAACTACATCAAAGCTGGAGAGGTCAACAACATCTAAGAGAAGTGCCAAGCAGGGTGACAAGTCCAAAGGTCAGCAGAAGAAGGGAGGAGAccctaagaagaagaagaccttATCTCCAAAGTCTACAGACCAGCAGTAGTCCTTCTGTGCTTTTGTTCAGCACCAGCATAAGGGTTTAGATTATGTTGTATAATCTTTTGTAAAGCATATCATGGCCCTAGAATAATGTTTGAGATGGTGGCAATAGTCTTTTGTTTAGATCATCACATGAATCACTGACCAAAATAGTGTATGTGCACATGGATGCTATTACTGCTATCAGGTGAACTATGAAATAGATGGAAAATTGAGATAAAAAGGATGGTTTCCATTACTTCTGATGTTCACATTACACAATGAGTACTCTTACACAGTTGTGACTGAGTTTATTTGCACAGCTGAACAACCAACTAACACAAGTGCTAACACTATACACACACAAAGAACACATATCACATTCAGCAAATGAACTACGTCTTGGTCCTTCCCTTGATTTCCTTAAGCTTTGTTAGGCACTACATTGTCTATCAGGCCAGCATAGGGACGTAGGTTTGATTCTCCTTCGGACTGGGCTTCACATGTGCCATTGCCGCCTTCCTTCAGCATCTTTAAGATGTGCTTGATGTAGTCTGCTTCCCAGTAGAAAAATGGATACCCGCTGTCATCCCTCTACcaaaataaccaaatctaactcaATTGCAACAAGGACAAAACAATCCAAGTGCCAAAGATTTGAATCATCAAACCCTAACTCACCTTATGGTCTGGGCAATAGTAGAATACATTCTCTGCACTCCATGGCTACATGGAAACACGCCTCACCACCATTCGACCACCGCATTCGGTGCACAGGATGAGGGAAAGGCCGCCCGCACACCTATTGGAGCACGACATGCTCCCTAGTGGCGCCATGGAGTAGATCGAcaaggcggcggcagcggcggtggcttgGAGTTTGGGCAGAGAGAAGAGACAAAGAAGAGAAGAGTAAGAGGAGAAATGGAGGATATGAAAAGAACTGGGGGGCCTCTCTACTTATTTGCACGCCCCAAACCAGGCTCACGCACGGCTCATGTGCGCTTGGACACAGTCAGCGCCACGATGTCCATGCCACATCGGCCAAAACCTTGTTCCGATGAGTTATGTacctaagtggcatacttaaacaacattaggGTGTCAGAAGTACGATTTgagagtttgtggacctaagtggcaccccAAGATAAGTTCAAGGGCCTACGATGCATTTTTACCtcgtgcagaatgttggcctatgaaaagacgacatgttcaatagataagtgtcgcggaaatatgtatgttgcgttggatttgcggtcatacaagaagggatcgagtttgaaatgatgatatacgtgatagattaggggtagcaccaattgaagaaaagcttgtctaacaccggttgagatagtttggacatgtccaacgaaaacctccagaggcaccggtgcatagtggaatcctaagccaggatagtaacgtgaagagaggcagatgaagactgaagttgacttgggtagaggcaataaaatgagacttaaaatgatggaatatacccaaagacttagccttagatagaagtGCTTGAAAAACAGCTATTTACATGCCTGAATCTTAatggcttctgctgggtttcaacttaGTCTACCCCAATTTGtttaggacttaaaggctttgttgttgttgttgttaaagTAGAACACAACAATAACAAAAAGTAGAACATCAATTCCAATGCCAtgcattttcaaaaaaaaaaaaacaaatcataAAATACAATGCTATACTAAGATCATGAACATTATAATACTAACGGGTGTATCTACAAACATCACCTTATTTTCAATTGGAGACGCTTCTGGACCCTAAACTTGCTCCTCTTTAGAATGATCCATTCACTCACATTCAAACTCAACATGCTGGCTATCTTCCTCAAAATCACTTAATTCTTCTTGCTCCATTACAGTTCCTGTTGTCCTTTTGTAGGTTATTTCCCTTTATTTTccaattagaaaataaaataaaaggatatattaaaaaaaaaggaGAAGGATGTAGACCTATTTGCAATTAGGCCCGTCATGTTGCCAGACCATCCCATCTTGGCCCAGATGGAAAGACTAAAAAATCGAAGAAGCCCATTTAACCTCGCGACCTTAAACCCTAGCTTTCTCCAGACATCCCTTTGGAACATCACGACCGTTCGTTGGAATCTGCGAGCCAATCGAGACCGCTCTTCTCCCCGTCCCCTGCTACATATAAGGCGCCTCCGGCCGTCCTCTCTCTCGTGTCTGGCGGCGGAAGCGTAAGCGGAAGGAAGCAGGCGGCCACCATGGTGAAGGGACGCACGGGACAGCGCGTCAGGCTCTACGTCCGGGGCACCATCCTCGGATACAAGAGGTGAGATCCGCGCTGCCGCCGCTTCTTCTCCGTCTGTTACATGCATCTGGTCATTTCTCGGTTCGATTCGATTCCGCTAACCGTGGTTGCGGTGGTGGCTGTGCAGGTCCAAGTCGAACCAGTACGAGACCACGTCGCTCGTGCAGATCGAGGGGGTGAACACCAAGGAGGACGTCGCGTGGTACGCTGGCAAGCGCATGGCGTACATCTACAAGGCCAAGACCAAGAGCAGTGAGACCCGCTACAGGTGCATCTGGGGCAAGGTCACCCGCCCGCACGGCAACTCCGGCGTCGTCCGCGCCAAGTTCAAGTCCAACCTCCCGCCTGAGTCCATGGTCAGTGACGCACCCTCTGATCTGTGTGATGTGTTGCTTCCCAATTGGTGCTCTGTCCTGATGCTGTTTTTATTTGAGTGCAGGGGCGCAAGGTCAGAGTGTTCATGTACCCGAGCAGCATCTAAGGTTAGGATACACAAACGTCTGATATTCTCTATTTGTTTGGCTGGTTGATCTTGAATTTGTTGTTTGTGATCGAATGATATGACAACGAATTCTGGTTAGACTGCACTCGCCATTTTTGTAGACCATAGGCTAGGACTTTTAGGTGGTTATAAACCTAGAGTCTATCtacccaacaaccatgtgttttatgcagtttcaacacataaattttttttgcaccatagaattaagatccaacggCCTCCATCCaccttctacctccagccttcttctatctacagccttcttctacctctagacaatcacaagatcacagatcacaagaaacaatttttttttctatgaaaggacaaaaaaaaaaaaaattccgtCACGTCGACTCCACATCCAGCGATTCTCTGACTTATCAATACAGGCCTCGCTGCTTCCGTCCGCGATGCTGATGCACGCCATCGATGGCGATGGTAGCGTCCATCCCACGTCAGAGTAGTGCAACGTCATACACGGACGAATCTGGATGAAAAGAGGGAGGGAGGGacaaaaaaatccatgtgtttttttatgctaaaacacatgtgtgctgtatagcatttctgtaagCGTATCATAGTTTGTGGTTACGGTTGTTTAGTAGGAGTCACATTGAGTCTGTGTAGTGTAGCTGCAAGCAGTTTCTATTCAGCTGAGAATCATGGAATTTTGGCTTTTGTGGTTTGGTGTGCTCATGTTGACACTGGCTTGAATTTGGTGAGTTTACAGATGACTGAGGGAGTAAATCACTTAGTGAAGAACGTCAAGTTGAAACTTTTCACTGTTCTTCACATGTCTCAATGATACCAACTACACGTGGAATATACATTATTTAATTCCATTAGTTTTCAGTTATACTGCCTCTGTTCACTAATGTAGGCATTTCTAGTAGGAAAGGAAATGACAACGCTCCTCATCAATCATCAATCAATATATTATAAGAGAGACAAAACTGCTAGAAAATTAACAGTGAGGGATGGGAATGGTGGAATATATATCAGAGATGTTTACATTTGTGGAAACTTttgaatgctaaaaatgcttaccCTTATGGATGAAGGGAGTATATAGTTGTTCCAACTAATGTTTCCCAGTTCTCTATCAGTTAATTCTGTTTTATGGATGCCTACCACCATTTGATTTTATCAGTTTCTTTGCATTGGAGCTCATCAATGCTGTTTTGCATCAGTTCTTAATTGTGCTGTCACCATGTATTGGATATAGTGATGCCTATTTTGAGCACTTTAGACTTAGCAGTTTTTATTTTTTCCATTTATGTTTATATTGGGCATCTTTTCGTGCCATAGAAGTGTAAATGATATTTCTGTCCAAGCACTGATATTTCTGTCCAAGCACTGATATTTAGGGAATGTTTATTGCCTTTTTGATACAATAGAATGGTTGTAAACATACAGTATCCTGTTTAGAACATTGGGCATGGGGCTCCCATGTCCCAACACAAAGTTTGAATTTGTAGCTTCATCCAATGCTTAACCCCTTTAAAAAATTCCATATGCATAGCCTGCAATGCCATTGCTTATGCTATTCTCGGCTTATATGTCTGCAGGTTTTGTTGGAGTAAAGATGGACTAGAAATGGCCATGCTTATTTCTTACTTCTCTCTGAGCTTAAAATGTCATGTGTTGGCAACTTAGATTGTTCATGTACTGAATCTCTGGAAGTTCTGCCAAAATTTGTTGTCGAACAGATGAACTATTGTCCTAATGTATCCAGCAGCAAGCTTCAGAGCTTATTTTGCCCTGCACCATCGATGTCTGATTGCAGTATTTTCAATTTCATATGGCCGTGTTTTACACTTGTTTGCCTCATGTTCGGCTGCCACATCTCAAATGTTGAAATGAGTTTCGTTTGGTGTGAACGTGTAATATTCTTCTACGCTGCTCTGGGATGCATTTTCAAACCCATTTCTCTAAAATTAATGGGCACAGGAGGCCCTACTAGGTAATTTAGCTTTCTTTTTTTTTACAGTCAACCATAAATTATACTTCCTAGCTTTCAGTCAACCATAAACTATACTTCCTCCGTCAGGAAACGATAGGCAAGAGGAAATGATAGGCAACCCTAGggaaatgtaaaaaaaaaaatgGTAGGGAAAGATGTCCACTGGTTTCCCTAGAGTGATATCCCAAGGGAAATGTAAAAAAAGAAGCGATAGGGAAAGATGTCCcctataggaatttttgtgggagAACCTTCCTAGGGATAAATTCGACGACAAAGAAATTATGTCCTATGTTTTTTGGTAGAAACCCTAGGAAGAGTCGTGTCTATCTCTTTTTCCTACTGTTTGTCATTCTAGGGAAAGATATGTATTAcgttttatttatatatttatctctacatttttatttctgtttttttttaattattagGATTAGGATCATGTCCGTTGCAATGGGAACAAGTGTTGTACTTTTATTATAAAATGATATTTGGATTGTGATGTCTGCAACATTCTATTTTGTAGCTAATCGTCACTGTTACATAAATCTCACGAAGCATAGACAATTAATAGAGAATTGAAGTTTTGATGTAAATTGAAACAATCTACCTTATACCATCACAACCGTGTTCATTACAACTATCCGTTCTGTCTTGTCTCTAATGCGTGTAAGATAGTCAATTAAAACTCTTCTGGATTTCCATCATAAGCTAATAGCTCGATCACAAAATCCCTTCATAGCCTTTGGCCATCGTGTGCGAAGTCAGATATGGGCAATCTGAAATTTATCTAGCGAGTTTGAAAGCTTCTTATCCACTACTTCCTCTGTCCCTAAATATTTATTGTTTTCGTTTTCCAAAAaaacaactttaactaaatacatatttaaaaatattaatatttatggtatataattagtatcattgatagatatttgaatctaattttttaacaaatttatttggagacacaaatgCTGCACGTATTTTTTATCAATCGAGTCAAACTTAACGGCACGTAAATCGTGACGACACATATTTAGGGACAGAGGAGTATGTCCCTTAAAATTTAAAATAAGCCAAGAATATGGGCATGGTGGGAAATAATAATGATGTAATAGTAGTATAGAAACCATGTCACAGTCCAAAAATAGTTATTTGTTGGGCTGATCGGCAGGACCGCAGGAGTAACACCTAAAAATGCTAGCAGAAGACCAGTGACGGGCCCACAGGGTATGTTAGGTAGGCCACTGCATACCCCGGCGTCCAGCAGTCATGCATACATAATAGAAAATTTATAcgtagaaagagagagagaggaagcaaGCAACGCAAGTACGCAACGACTCGGTTCGGCTTCTGCGCTTCCGCACGCGCGCATACCGCGGACGCGGAGTTTGCGCCGGCCTGGGCCTGGGAGTAACTGCACGCGGAGAAGTCGAGCCGTCTGTCGTCGTCTTCGTCTCTGCGCCAGCGCCCAGCGCCCGGCCACGGCGGAGCTTTGGCAATTGGACGTTCGGCGACGGCGCGTCGGGCACTCGGGCGGATCGCGTCGCCGCGTCGGGCATCGATCAACGATCGGCACTTCGGGCCTTCGGCGGAGCTTCGACAGCTTGGCCCAGTTCGGCGCGGCGCGGCCGCACGGGTCAGGAGGCCCAGGACGGCAGGATCATCCGCGGTACGCCGCCGGCTGCTCGACTGATCGGCACTTCGGCACTCCGAATCCGACGGTACTTAGTTGCAAACTTGCAGGACTGCAGGTATTGATGATCTTGTTATTTGTAAAAAAACTTTGTACTGTACTCGTATAgtcatatttttatttatttatttatttatgggtGATTTCTTATTATTTCAATTCGTGTTCGTGAGTTTGTTCAACAGACCACTGATTATCAATTTAGCATCAATCGCATGTGACTATACTATTTGAGTTTCGCACTTTTGGTAATTATAAACTATTTTTCAGAAGAATTGTTGAATGATGAAGAGAAACGGCGACATTCGATCCTTTTTTACAAAGCAGCAAAGAAGCCGGCTGCAGCTGCTTTGAACCCTACCCCACCTCCGGTTGAAACTGTTGTGGAAGAGCATAATCGAGAAGATAGAGCAGAAGTTGAAGAAATTGCAGATCCTTCGCCCTCGCTAGCGtcatcgccaccgccaccgcccgcaTCAAAGCCACCGGTGTATGACATCAATCTTCTACCATATGATCCAGGTGAAAGGCTGCCCATAAAAGATTATCAtgttaatgatcaagatgcaatcCATAGAGCATATATTACTAAAGGTCCTTGCAAACCTTATATACATGATTTCCCGTATCGAAACATTGGAGACACACCTCGTCGATTCAGTTTACAGTGGTTGTATAATTATGAGTGGCTTGAATATAGTATCAAGAAGAATTTTGTATTTTGCTTTATATGCTACTTGTTCAAGAAGGGCAGTGGGTCAGATGCATTTGTTGTTAATGGATGGGATAATTGGAATATAGGAAACGCCGCACTCATCAAACATAGTG belongs to Miscanthus floridulus cultivar M001 chromosome 4, ASM1932011v1, whole genome shotgun sequence and includes:
- the LOC136551648 gene encoding large ribosomal subunit protein eL33w-like, translating into MVKGRTGQRVRLYVRGTILGYKRSKSNQYETTSLVQIEGVNTKEDVAWYAGKRMAYIYKAKTKSSETRYRCIWGKVTRPHGNSGVVRAKFKSNLPPESMGRKVRVFMYPSSI